One Aphidius gifuensis isolate YNYX2018 linkage group LG5, ASM1490517v1, whole genome shotgun sequence genomic region harbors:
- the LOC122856931 gene encoding nitric oxide synthase-interacting protein homolog, producing the protein MTRHARNCTAGAVYTYHEKKRDAAESGYGTNSHRIGKDSIKGFDCCSLTLQPCRHPMITKDGYLFDKEAIIEYILTKKREYARKMKEYENQKQREQEEDNDKTAIEDLKKLEKFYKIEKNIVSPSSSKSMNNDDSSISNMANGKNKSLPSFWIPSKTPQAKALALNKPDKTIYCPVSGKVLKSKDLIPIKFTEVKDPDDKKSLIVKEARYMCPITHDILSNSVPCAVIKTTGDVITVECLEKIIKKDWINPLDSKKLTENDIIILQRGGTGYAAVNENLEGKHERPVLQA; encoded by the exons atgacaaGACACGCTAGAAATTGTACAGCAGGAGCTGTTTATACatatcacgaaaaaaaaagagatgcTGCTGAATCTGGATATGGAACAAATAGTCACAGAATTGGTAAAGATTCCATCAAGGGTTTTGATTGTTGTTCTTTGACTCTACAACCTTGCAGACATCCAATGATCAC aAAAGACGGTTATCTGTTTGACAAAGAGGCTATTATTGAATACATCCTAACAAAAAAACGTGAATATGcaagaaaaatgaaagaatatGAAAACCAAAAACAACGTGAAcag gaaGAAGATAATGACAAAACAGCAATTGAAGAtcttaaaaaacttgaaaaattttataaaattgaaaaaaatattgtatcacCATCGTCATcaaaatcaatgaacaatgatgattcatcaatatcaaatatggctaatggaaaaaataaatcattaccaAGTTTTTGGATACCTTCAAAAACACCACAAGCAAAAGCACTTGCATTAAATAAACCAGACAAGACAATATATTGTCCAGTAAGTGGTAAAGTATTGAAATCAAAAGATTTAATACCTATTAAATTTACTGAGGTCAAAGATccagatgataaaaaatcattgattgtCAAAGAAGCCAGATACATGTGTCCAATAACTCAtgatattttaagcaacagtGTACCATGTGCTGTTATTAAAACAAc TGGTGATGTTATAACTGTTGAgtgtcttgaaaaaataattaaaaaagattgGATTAATCCTTTGgacagtaaaaaattaactgaaaatgatattattattcttcaaagg ggAGGAACTGGATATGCTGCAGTTAATGAAAATCTTGAAGGTAAACATGAAAGACCAGTTCTCCAAGCATaa
- the LOC122856238 gene encoding protein SREK1IP1-like → MDPEFLANLIPQTKEQIRPACKKCGYAGHLTYQCRNFLKVDPNKDIVLDVSSTSSESEDDYTTPLTNLRAEELKKKLKEAKKRKKEKKKKKKSKSKSKSRKRHASSSDEDDDDDSDSSTDSEDDNDNSHIEKSKKRKKDKKYKKKKSKSKKKKKDKKSTSDDSLSDH, encoded by the coding sequence ATGGATCCTGAATTTTTGGCAAATTTAATACCACAAACAAAGGAACAAATACGTCCAGCTTGTAAAAAATGTGGCTATGCTGGTCATTTAACATATCaatgtagaaattttttaaaagttgatcCAAATAAAGATATTGTTTTGGATGTATCTAGTACAAGTTCTGAAAGTGAAGATGATTATACAACTCCATTAACAAATTTACGTgctgaagaattaaaaaaaaaattaaaagaagctaaaaaacgtaaaaaagaaaagaaaaaaaagaaaaaatcaaaatcgaAATCAAAGAGTAGAAAAAGACATGCATCATCaagtgatgaagatgatgatgatgatagtgattCAAGTACTGATTCtgaagatgataatgataattcacatatagaaaaatcaaaaaaaagaaaaaaagataaaaaatataagaaaaaaaaatctaaaagtaaaaaaaaaaaaaaagataaaaaatctACATCAGACGATTCATTATctgatcattaa
- the LOC122856930 gene encoding melatonin receptor type 1B-A-like, whose translation MFNTTTAGLITSTTASDVVAVVAAAAAAASMTATTADPDGYLSSTMTDILSLDVQKAMIEIDTDLKVSPVTLSSDWSRVARLLLLASLAVVGSVGNVFMISAVMVEDHLRKLGNSFLVNVALADLLVTGLVLPASAIVILAGQKETPGICKFEWTLEALCFLVTSLTLATVAVENYSRLCLSAQTYAKVTSRRVTTLTLAIWFIAAAAVALQSTLKLGPDFCGRRFHGIAMEQAIGAWFLVILPAFVTIFCYIKLVCRVRHTIKRSFKPPTTLAWDYELAKTNIYSFVLFVIFWSPLITALIMSNFMNVSARIFYNLAWFALSKSCINNLLYCIFDRHFRNAYVKLFNYCCCKTGFTFGRRTRGHGTASSGDVRLRVHIIHSYASPSACRPNIAGRVNGRDVYEL comes from the exons atgtttaacacAACAACTGCTGGATTAATAACGTCAACAACAGCCTCTGATGTTGTGGCTGTTGTTGCAGCAGCAGCTGCTGCTGCATCAATGACAGCAACAACAGCTGATCCAGATGGATATTTATCAAGTACAATGACTGATATATTATCACTTGATGTACAAAAAGCAATGATTGAAATTGATACTGATTTAAAAGTATCACCAGTAACATTATCTTCTGACTGGTCTAGAGTTGCACGTTTATTATTACTTGCATCACTTGCTGTTGTTGGTAGTGTTGGTAATGTATTTATGATATCAGCTGTTATGGTAGAAGATCATCTAAGAAAATTAg gTAATTCATTTCTGGTTAATGTTGCACTTGCTGATTTATTAGTAACTGGTTTAGTATTGCCAGCATCAGCAATTGTTATATTAGCTGGACAAAAAGAAACACCAGgtatttgtaaatttgaatGGACATTGGAGGCATTATGTTTTTTGGTAACATCATTGACATTGGCAACAGTTGctgttgaaaattattcaaggCTTTGTTTATCAGCACAAAC gtatgcTAAAGTAACAAGCAGACGTGTTACAACATTGACACTTGCTATATGGTTTATTGCTGCAGCAGCAGTTGCTCTACAATCAACACTTAAACTTGGTCCTGATTTTTGTGGTCGTCGTTTTCATGGTATTGCTATGGAACAAGCAATTGGTGCTTGGTTTTTAGTTATATTACCAGCATTTGTTAcaatattttgttatattaaattagtATGTCGTGTACGTCATACAATAAAAAGATCATTTAAACCACCAACAACATTAGCATGGGATTATGAATTGgctaaaacaaatatttatagttttgtattatttgttatattttggTCACCACTTATAACAGCATTAATAATGAGTAATTTTATGAATGTTAGTGCAAGAATTTTTTACAATCTTGCATGGTTTGCATTATCAAAAtcatgtattaataatttattatattgtatatttgatCGTCATTTTCGTAATGcttatgttaaattatttaattattgttgttgtaaaaCTGGTTTTACATTTGGTAGAAGAACAAGAGGACATGGTACAGCATCATCTGGTGATGTTAGATTACGTGTACATATTATACATTCATATGCTAGTCCTTCTGCATGTCGACCTAATATTGCTGGTAGAGTTAATGGTAGAGATGTCTATGAATTGTAA